The Deinococcus sonorensis KR-87 genome includes a window with the following:
- a CDS encoding Fur family transcriptional regulator codes for MTKGQPVPDTTAASRHTRQREVIAQVLSAAEGPLTAPELLSRAQLRLPGLGSATVYRTLKLLQEQGEALAVNLDGEPRYEASGRGHHHHFSCRSCGRVFSIQSCPVALPSGTVYPGGFVVEEHEVTLYGRCPQCASTTAP; via the coding sequence ATGACGAAGGGCCAGCCCGTCCCGGACACCACCGCGGCTTCGCGCCATACCCGTCAGCGCGAGGTCATCGCCCAGGTGCTCAGCGCGGCGGAAGGTCCCCTGACCGCACCAGAACTGCTCAGCCGGGCGCAGCTGCGCCTGCCGGGCCTGGGCAGCGCCACGGTGTACCGCACCCTCAAGTTGCTGCAGGAGCAGGGAGAGGCGCTGGCGGTCAACCTGGACGGGGAGCCGCGCTACGAGGCCAGCGGACGGGGCCACCACCATCATTTTTCGTGCCGCAGCTGCGGCCGGGTCTTCTCGATTCAGTCGTGTCCAGTGGCGCTGCCGAGCGGGACGGTCTACCCCGGCGGTTTTGTGGTGGAGGAGCATGAGGTCACGCTGTACGGCCGCTGCCCGCAGTGTGCCAGCACCACAGCCCCCTGA
- a CDS encoding class I SAM-dependent methyltransferase, which translates to MTARGYMSWRAQSLSLLSGQPFTLSQEARLFTALCAPQPGQQWLDVGTSAGFYAGLLAMAGADVLACDISPAMLREARRREHSPRIQWALLNAEDSGLLDASMDGITVGATLNETASPEAMLRECARLLKPGGQLWLMYLSRTAGPLQTVLGHTLHFPDPAELSPLLPGLQRVHLLRMGSVTFERWEKRAN; encoded by the coding sequence GTGACCGCGCGCGGGTACATGAGCTGGCGGGCCCAGAGCCTGTCGCTGCTCAGCGGGCAGCCGTTCACCCTGTCACAGGAAGCGCGGCTCTTCACCGCGCTGTGCGCCCCGCAGCCGGGTCAGCAGTGGCTGGACGTGGGCACCAGCGCCGGCTTCTATGCCGGCCTGCTGGCGATGGCCGGCGCCGACGTGCTGGCCTGCGACATCAGCCCGGCCATGCTGCGCGAGGCCCGGCGCCGCGAGCACAGCCCGCGCATTCAGTGGGCGCTGCTCAACGCCGAGGACAGCGGGCTGCTGGACGCCAGCATGGACGGCATCACGGTGGGCGCCACCCTGAACGAGACCGCCTCGCCGGAGGCCATGCTGCGCGAATGTGCCCGGCTGCTGAAGCCAGGAGGCCAGCTGTGGCTGATGTACCTCTCGCGAACCGCCGGGCCACTTCAGACCGTGCTGGGCCACACCCTGCACTTCCCGGACCCGGCCGAGCTGTCTCCGCTGCTACCGGGCCTGCAGCGCGTCCATCTGCTGCGGATGGGCAGCGTGACCTTCGAGCGCTGGGAGAAGCGGGCGAACTGA
- a CDS encoding cbb3-type cytochrome c oxidase subunit I, translating to MAVQMPSQTGARRGALSVLLDYMTTTDHKKIGLLYLSTSILAFAVAGILAVALRIQLAVPNNTFLVGNTYNQVLTLHAAVMIFFFLIPIGLFGFGNFFLPLQLGVRDVALPRVNTFAVWGFVFSLVLVVVAMLNGGAPGVGWTFYYPLSVDANQSGVAVLMVALIINGISSLLGSANFAATIINMRAPGMSLWKMPIFAWSIFATSVLQLVSLGGLTAAALVTFLELKMGLSMFNPGIGGVPVLMQQFFWFYSHPAVYVMLLPYLGIGAEIASTMARKPLFGYRVMVYSLLGIVLVSLLVWVHHMFAVGLPESWQIAFMVATMIVAVPTGVKIFNLIGTLWGGRIIMKTPTYWLIGFIFNFLVGGITGMSLGMIPFDYQVTMSYYVVAHFHNVMMFGTAFLAMGGIYYWWPKMTGRFLNERLGLAHFWLFMVGSWMTFLPQYILGLLGMPRRYYTYPDGNFAWNELNFVSTIGALLLLAGGIVWVWNMLQSMRRPMTASNNPWGGFTLEWTAASPPADYNFAHDFPKTFPTERPLYDWEQSGTKLRPVDPATIHLPVSSWGPFITAVALLLMGWGVAFGWFSGYHPQGTPAPQLSASIILYLSIPLFLYGLFKWAGTREYDVPVEHHGLTKYDNGFLGMAWFILSEISLFGVLIAGYVYLRVTGHAMPPTLRPNIWLAALNTLILVSSSFVIHRAEQDQHHHRDTRARLGLFIVLVMGALFMLFQIYEFSLFGKESDWTQNLWQCCFFIIVGLHGLHILIGGTGVALPYFQSMTGKIDRTNHGSMAPASLYWHLVDVVWLLIIAIFYVW from the coding sequence ATGGCTGTACAGATGCCCTCCCAGACCGGGGCGCGCCGAGGAGCGCTCTCGGTTCTGCTGGATTACATGACCACCACCGATCACAAGAAGATCGGTCTGCTGTACCTCTCCACCAGCATCCTGGCGTTCGCGGTGGCCGGCATCCTGGCCGTGGCGCTGCGCATTCAGCTGGCGGTGCCCAACAACACCTTCCTGGTGGGCAACACCTACAACCAGGTGCTGACGCTGCACGCCGCCGTGATGATCTTCTTCTTCCTGATTCCCATCGGGCTGTTCGGGTTCGGGAACTTCTTCCTGCCGCTGCAGCTGGGCGTGCGTGACGTGGCGCTGCCGCGCGTGAACACCTTCGCGGTGTGGGGCTTCGTCTTCAGCCTGGTGCTGGTGGTCGTGGCGATGCTCAACGGCGGCGCGCCCGGCGTGGGCTGGACCTTCTACTACCCGCTCAGCGTGGACGCCAACCAGAGTGGCGTGGCGGTGCTGATGGTGGCGCTGATCATCAACGGCATCAGCTCGCTGCTCGGCTCGGCCAACTTCGCGGCGACCATCATCAACATGCGCGCCCCCGGCATGAGCCTGTGGAAGATGCCGATCTTCGCGTGGAGCATCTTCGCCACCAGCGTGCTGCAGCTCGTCTCGCTGGGCGGCCTGACCGCCGCCGCGCTGGTCACGTTCCTTGAGCTGAAGATGGGCCTCTCGATGTTCAACCCGGGCATCGGCGGCGTGCCGGTGCTGATGCAGCAGTTCTTCTGGTTCTACTCGCACCCGGCCGTGTACGTGATGCTGCTGCCGTACCTGGGCATCGGCGCGGAGATCGCCAGCACCATGGCCCGCAAGCCGCTGTTCGGCTACCGCGTGATGGTCTACTCGCTGCTGGGCATTGTGCTGGTCAGCCTGCTGGTGTGGGTGCACCACATGTTCGCGGTGGGCCTGCCCGAGTCGTGGCAGATCGCCTTCATGGTCGCGACCATGATCGTGGCGGTGCCGACCGGCGTGAAGATCTTCAACCTGATCGGCACCCTCTGGGGCGGGCGCATCATCATGAAGACGCCCACCTACTGGCTGATCGGCTTCATCTTCAACTTCCTGGTGGGCGGCATCACCGGCATGAGCCTGGGCATGATTCCCTTCGACTATCAGGTCACCATGAGCTACTACGTGGTGGCGCACTTCCACAACGTGATGATGTTCGGCACCGCCTTCCTGGCGATGGGCGGCATCTACTACTGGTGGCCCAAGATGACCGGGCGCTTCCTGAATGAGCGGCTGGGCCTGGCGCACTTCTGGCTGTTCATGGTGGGCAGCTGGATGACCTTCCTGCCGCAGTACATCCTGGGCCTGCTGGGCATGCCGCGACGCTACTACACTTACCCGGACGGCAACTTCGCCTGGAACGAGCTGAACTTCGTCTCGACCATCGGCGCGCTGCTGCTGCTGGCCGGCGGCATCGTGTGGGTCTGGAACATGCTGCAGAGCATGCGCCGCCCGATGACCGCCAGCAACAACCCGTGGGGCGGCTTCACGCTGGAGTGGACCGCCGCGTCACCGCCGGCCGACTACAACTTCGCCCACGACTTCCCCAAGACCTTCCCCACCGAGCGTCCGCTGTACGATTGGGAGCAGAGCGGCACCAAGCTGCGCCCGGTGGACCCGGCGACCATTCACCTGCCGGTCAGCAGCTGGGGTCCCTTCATCACCGCCGTGGCGCTCCTGCTGATGGGCTGGGGTGTGGCGTTCGGCTGGTTCAGCGGCTATCACCCGCAGGGCACGCCCGCGCCGCAGCTGTCCGCCAGCATCATCCTGTACCTCTCGATTCCGCTGTTCCTGTACGGCCTGTTCAAGTGGGCCGGTACCCGTGAGTACGACGTGCCGGTGGAGCACCACGGCCTCACCAAGTACGACAACGGCTTCCTGGGCATGGCGTGGTTCATCCTCTCGGAAATCAGCCTGTTCGGCGTGCTGATCGCCGGCTACGTGTATCTGCGCGTCACCGGCCACGCCATGCCGCCCACGCTGCGCCCCAACATCTGGCTGGCGGCCCTGAACACCCTGATTCTGGTGAGCAGCAGCTTCGTGATCCACCGTGCCGAGCAGGACCAGCATCACCACCGCGACACCCGCGCGCGCCTGGGGCTGTTCATCGTGCTGGTGATGGGCGCGCTGTTCATGCTGTTCCAGATCTACGAGTTCTCGCTGTTCGGCAAGGAGAGCGACTGGACCCAGAACCTGTGGCAGTGCTGCTTCTTCATCATCGTGGGCCTGCACGGTCTGCACATCCTGATCGGCGGCACCGGCGTCGCCCTCCCCTACTTCCAGAGCATGACCGGCAAGATTGACCGGACCAACCACGGCTCGATGGCCCCGGCCAGCCTGTACTGGCACCTGGTGGACGTGGTGTGGCTGCTGATCATCGCCATCTTCTACGTCTGGTAG
- the coxB gene encoding cytochrome c oxidase subunit II, which produces MKLNTPPRPSGSGPSGKLRAPMLTLTPLLLALGGLAAAQDQSQTQATHVVTLGDLHSGFNRQVWWMSIPVIIVAILIFVGVSYALFHTVAKYREDRHTNEPEQFHGNNRLESILIAVPVVIVTLISVITVRTMALTNPTPPNALKINVTGAQFWWAFDYPGTTAVGGGPVTNGNELVVPTGRSIALTITAKDVIHAFWAPNLGGQRDAIPGSKKTWQIDTEQPGVYQGNCSVLCGASHANMRFKVVALPPEQYNTFIQAAQAYRAPTPATGSSEERGYTIFMQGKASAQAAPCASCHRIQGTPAKGAVGPDLSYFGSRNTLGAGRWEGEQARAMLKPWIINSAAVKPGALMPPYPNLSEQDLSDLQAYLESLKLPDAAAYWGKVPVR; this is translated from the coding sequence GTGAAGTTGAATACCCCACCCCGCCCGTCCGGTTCTGGACCGTCCGGCAAGCTCCGGGCGCCGATGCTCACGCTGACGCCGCTGCTGCTGGCTCTCGGTGGTCTGGCCGCTGCCCAGGACCAGAGCCAGACGCAGGCCACCCACGTCGTCACCCTCGGCGACCTGCACTCAGGCTTCAACCGCCAGGTCTGGTGGATGAGCATTCCGGTGATCATCGTCGCCATCCTGATCTTCGTGGGCGTGAGCTACGCCCTCTTCCACACGGTGGCCAAGTACCGCGAGGACCGGCACACCAACGAGCCGGAGCAGTTCCACGGCAACAACCGGCTGGAGTCGATCCTGATCGCCGTGCCGGTGGTCATCGTCACGCTGATCTCGGTGATCACGGTGCGGACCATGGCCCTCACCAACCCCACGCCGCCCAACGCTCTGAAGATCAACGTGACGGGCGCGCAGTTCTGGTGGGCCTTTGACTACCCCGGCACCACCGCCGTGGGCGGCGGCCCCGTCACCAACGGCAATGAGCTGGTCGTGCCCACCGGCCGTTCCATCGCGCTGACCATCACCGCCAAGGACGTGATCCATGCGTTCTGGGCCCCGAACCTGGGCGGCCAGCGTGACGCGATCCCCGGCAGCAAGAAGACCTGGCAGATCGACACCGAACAGCCGGGCGTGTACCAGGGCAACTGCTCGGTGCTGTGCGGCGCCAGCCACGCCAACATGCGCTTCAAGGTGGTGGCCCTGCCGCCGGAGCAGTACAACACCTTCATTCAGGCGGCCCAGGCCTACCGCGCGCCCACTCCGGCCACCGGCAGCAGCGAGGAGCGCGGCTACACCATCTTCATGCAGGGCAAGGCCAGCGCCCAGGCGGCTCCCTGCGCCAGCTGCCACCGCATTCAGGGCACCCCGGCCAAGGGCGCGGTGGGCCCGGACCTGAGCTACTTCGGTTCGCGCAACACGCTGGGTGCCGGACGCTGGGAGGGCGAGCAGGCACGCGCCATGCTCAAGCCCTGGATCATCAACAGCGCGGCCGTCAAGCCGGGCGCCCTGATGCCCCCCTACCCCAACCTGAGCGAGCAGGACCTGTCTGACCTGCAAGCCTACCTGGAAAGCCTGAAGCTGCCGGACGCTGCCGCCTACTGGGGCAAGGTTCCGGTCCGCTGA
- a CDS encoding metal ABC transporter ATP-binding protein, whose protein sequence is MIRVHDLTVRYGAQLALDAASTTFEAGQFTAIIGPNGAGKSTLLKALLGLVEPSSGRIELEAGQTRLRDQVAYVPQQQALDWAFPVTVWDTAMMGRTARLGWLRWPGRQDRRIVTEALQQTEVHDLRDRPIQALSGGQRQRVLLARMLARQASVLLLDEPLTGVDASTQERIMALLRQQADQGRTVVMVTHDLEAAARWCDRLVLVNRTVLAQGTPDQVYTPANVEATFSSSHLGHSHAQA, encoded by the coding sequence ATGATCCGGGTCCATGACCTGACCGTCCGCTACGGGGCGCAGCTGGCCCTGGACGCGGCCAGCACCACCTTTGAGGCCGGGCAGTTCACGGCCATCATCGGCCCCAACGGCGCCGGCAAGAGCACGCTGCTCAAGGCCCTGCTGGGGCTGGTGGAGCCGTCCAGCGGCCGCATTGAGCTGGAGGCGGGCCAGACGCGCCTGCGTGATCAGGTGGCCTACGTGCCGCAGCAGCAGGCGCTGGATTGGGCCTTTCCGGTCACCGTCTGGGACACCGCCATGATGGGCCGCACCGCGCGGCTGGGGTGGTTGCGCTGGCCGGGCCGCCAGGACCGCCGCATCGTGACCGAGGCGCTGCAGCAGACCGAGGTCCATGATCTGCGCGACCGGCCGATCCAGGCGCTCTCCGGTGGCCAGCGCCAGCGGGTGCTGCTGGCGCGCATGCTGGCGCGGCAGGCCAGCGTGCTGCTGCTGGACGAGCCGCTGACCGGGGTGGACGCCAGCACCCAGGAGCGGATCATGGCCCTGCTGCGCCAGCAGGCCGATCAAGGCCGCACCGTGGTGATGGTCACGCACGATTTGGAAGCGGCGGCCCGCTGGTGTGACCGGCTGGTGCTGGTCAACCGCACCGTGCTGGCGCAGGGCACGCCGGATCAGGTGTACACGCCCGCCAATGTCGAGGCCACGTTCTCCAGCAGCCACCTGGGCCACAGCCACGCACAGGCATGA
- a CDS encoding phage holin family protein, whose product MENKSLGSALVDVFDAGVSLVKSEISILARRIGAIAKAKGLGVVLLLASLVPLTLALIFLILFVFYGLMRLGLGAWAAALIIALVSLAVTGLLLFMGLRKLGAEVPDPDKDTSSGPSRPRSDDPDTHQTSEPRTSTTSTTHQAQSHVHTQGTHVESSPARVSTTVRPATTTPPAPASAGTGRHPGQHQPDLP is encoded by the coding sequence ATGGAGAACAAGAGTCTCGGGAGTGCCCTGGTCGACGTCTTTGACGCCGGGGTCAGCCTCGTGAAAAGCGAGATCAGCATCCTGGCCCGGCGGATCGGCGCCATTGCGAAAGCCAAGGGCCTGGGGGTGGTGCTGCTGCTGGCTTCGCTGGTGCCGCTCACCCTGGCCCTGATTTTCCTGATTCTGTTCGTGTTCTACGGACTGATGCGGCTGGGGCTGGGCGCCTGGGCCGCCGCCCTGATCATCGCGCTGGTGAGCCTCGCGGTAACGGGACTGCTGCTGTTCATGGGCCTGCGGAAGCTGGGGGCCGAGGTACCGGATCCGGACAAGGACACGTCCTCGGGGCCGAGCCGGCCGAGGAGCGACGATCCGGACACCCATCAGACCAGCGAGCCGCGGACGTCCACGACCAGCACCACCCATCAGGCCCAGTCGCACGTGCATACCCAAGGCACCCACGTGGAGAGCAGCCCGGCCCGGGTCAGCACCACCGTGCGCCCCGCCACGACCACTCCCCCCGCTCCAGCGTCAGCCGGAACCGGAAGGCATCCCGGTCAGCACCAACCCGACCTACCGTGA
- a CDS encoding DEAD/DEAH box helicase, whose amino-acid sequence MQFTELVSPELSDLLAARGILEASPIQEQTLPFTLQGRDLIGRARTGTGKTLAFALPILSKLTPSRERGRSPRAIIMAPTRELAKQVSEEFSKSGPGFEILTIYGGAAYGPQEKALMRGVDIVVGTPGRIIDHIERGNLRLDDVQFAVLDEADEMLSVGFAEAIESILAATPKERQTLLFSATIPDGLARLARNYLDNPLTVDLVGESRMQAATSVEHLKIRAGRTRTRLLADLLTIYNPERAIIFTRTKREVDELAMELIHRGLEAEALHGDLAQSQRERALGAFRAGRVRVLVATDVAARGLDIPEVDLVVQYHLPQDPESYVHRSGRTGRAGRTGTAIVLYGDRELRDLRNLEHATGVHFQERGHPTPKEVRDASSRAAADQVRSVEAQYAEPFQAEAERLFSELGLEALSRALARISGATQPTRSVSLLSGEEGVVAVMLEGNRMSVPRTVALIARSTNIESRNLGKVRLSQSGNAAVADVPAEVAQQLLKLSPLDGEVEVSIPDELPELQEVRERQGGFRDRDGGGRGRSYGNSGGGGYQGNRGGGSRDGGNRSSRFGGQGRDSGSRDSGRGRSDFSDREFRPRDDERR is encoded by the coding sequence ATGCAGTTTACTGAACTCGTCAGCCCTGAGCTGAGCGACCTGCTGGCCGCACGCGGCATTCTCGAAGCCTCCCCCATCCAGGAGCAGACGCTCCCCTTCACCCTGCAGGGCCGCGACCTGATCGGGCGCGCCCGCACCGGCACCGGCAAGACGCTGGCCTTCGCGCTGCCGATCCTGAGCAAGCTGACCCCCAGCCGTGAACGTGGCCGTTCGCCGCGCGCCATCATCATGGCGCCTACCCGCGAGCTGGCCAAGCAGGTCTCGGAGGAATTCTCCAAGAGCGGCCCCGGCTTTGAAATCCTGACCATCTACGGTGGCGCCGCCTACGGCCCGCAGGAGAAGGCCCTGATGCGCGGCGTGGACATCGTGGTGGGCACCCCCGGGCGCATCATCGACCACATCGAGCGCGGCAACCTCCGCCTGGACGACGTGCAGTTCGCGGTGCTGGACGAGGCCGACGAGATGCTGTCGGTGGGCTTCGCCGAGGCCATCGAGAGCATCCTGGCCGCCACCCCCAAGGAGCGCCAGACGCTGCTGTTCAGCGCGACCATCCCCGACGGGCTGGCCCGCCTGGCCCGCAACTACCTGGACAACCCGCTGACGGTGGACCTGGTGGGCGAGAGCCGCATGCAGGCCGCCACCAGCGTGGAGCACCTCAAGATCCGCGCCGGGCGCACCCGCACCCGCCTGCTGGCCGACCTGCTGACCATCTACAACCCCGAGCGCGCCATCATCTTCACCCGCACCAAGCGCGAGGTGGACGAGCTGGCGATGGAGCTGATCCACCGCGGCCTGGAAGCCGAGGCGCTGCACGGCGACCTGGCCCAGAGCCAGCGCGAGCGGGCGCTGGGCGCCTTCCGCGCCGGCCGGGTGCGCGTGCTGGTGGCCACCGACGTGGCCGCGCGCGGCCTGGACATTCCGGAAGTGGACCTGGTGGTGCAGTACCACCTGCCGCAGGACCCGGAAAGCTACGTGCACCGCAGCGGCCGCACCGGCCGGGCGGGCCGCACCGGCACCGCCATCGTGCTGTACGGCGACCGCGAGCTGCGCGACCTGCGCAACCTGGAACACGCCACCGGCGTGCACTTCCAGGAGCGCGGCCACCCCACCCCCAAGGAGGTGCGCGACGCCAGCAGCCGCGCCGCTGCCGATCAGGTGCGGAGCGTGGAGGCCCAGTACGCCGAGCCGTTCCAGGCGGAAGCCGAGCGGCTGTTCAGTGAGCTGGGTCTGGAGGCGCTGAGCCGCGCCCTGGCCCGCATCAGCGGCGCGACCCAGCCGACCCGCAGCGTCAGCCTGCTGAGTGGCGAGGAGGGCGTGGTGGCCGTGATGCTGGAAGGCAACCGCATGAGCGTGCCGCGCACCGTGGCCCTGATCGCGCGGTCCACCAACATCGAGAGCCGCAACCTGGGCAAGGTGCGCCTGAGCCAGAGCGGCAACGCCGCCGTGGCCGACGTGCCGGCCGAGGTGGCCCAGCAGCTGCTGAAGCTCTCCCCGCTGGACGGCGAGGTCGAGGTGAGCATTCCCGACGAGCTGCCGGAACTGCAGGAGGTGCGCGAGCGTCAGGGCGGCTTCCGTGACCGTGATGGCGGCGGCCGTGGTCGCAGCTACGGCAACAGTGGCGGTGGCGGCTACCAGGGCAACCGTGGCGGCGGCAGCCGGGACGGCGGCAACCGCAGCAGCCGCTTCGGTGGTCAGGGCCGTGACAGCGGCAGCCGCGACTCGGGCCGTGGCCGCAGCGACTTCAGCGACCGCGAGTTCCGTCCGCGCGACGACGAGCGCCGCTAA
- a CDS encoding metal ABC transporter solute-binding protein, Zn/Mn family → MNRPVARLTALLGLSLGAAGAVPLQVTSSTSLIADLVRAVGGARVQITTLVPANADVHTFSPATGDIRALSRSKTLFINGAGLEPWLPRIQAAAPGVPTVILSAAVKLRAADGGHDPHTWWNPQNAAAYIRRVQATLTRLDPAGKTTYAQNAARYVGQLNSLDRYARQQFASLPPASRRLVTNHDALDYLADRYGLKIVGEVISGLSTEREPSAQELARLITAVRAQRVHAIFTENTVNARLAQTLSQETGVKIAPPLYTDALGAPGSSGDSYLKAFRYNVDTIMKALK, encoded by the coding sequence ATGAACCGCCCTGTCGCCCGTCTGACTGCCCTGCTGGGCCTGAGCCTGGGGGCGGCCGGCGCCGTTCCGCTGCAGGTGACCAGCAGTACCTCTTTGATCGCCGATCTGGTGCGGGCCGTCGGCGGGGCACGCGTCCAGATCACCACGCTGGTCCCGGCCAACGCCGACGTCCATACCTTCTCGCCGGCCACCGGCGACATCCGCGCCCTGAGCCGCTCCAAAACGCTGTTCATCAACGGGGCCGGGCTGGAACCGTGGCTGCCCCGTATTCAGGCGGCCGCGCCGGGCGTGCCCACCGTCATCCTCAGCGCCGCGGTCAAGCTGCGCGCGGCGGACGGCGGCCACGATCCGCACACCTGGTGGAACCCCCAGAACGCCGCCGCCTACATCCGGCGCGTTCAGGCCACCCTGACCCGGCTGGACCCGGCGGGCAAGACCACCTACGCCCAGAATGCCGCCCGCTACGTGGGGCAGCTGAACTCCCTGGACCGCTACGCCCGTCAACAGTTCGCCTCGCTGCCGCCCGCCAGCCGGCGGCTGGTCACCAATCATGACGCGCTCGACTACCTCGCGGACCGCTACGGCCTGAAGATCGTGGGCGAGGTGATCTCGGGCCTCAGCACCGAGCGGGAACCCTCGGCGCAGGAGCTGGCGCGGCTGATCACGGCAGTCCGTGCCCAGCGGGTGCACGCCATCTTCACCGAGAACACCGTGAATGCCCGGCTGGCCCAGACGCTCAGCCAGGAGACGGGCGTGAAGATCGCGCCGCCGCTCTACACCGACGCGCTCGGCGCGCCCGGCAGCAGCGGCGACAGCTACCTCAAGGCCTTCCGGTATAACGTGGACACCATCATGAAGGCGCTGAAATGA
- a CDS encoding nitroreductase family protein, with protein MTNATATQTLSVTEAIRTRRSIRKFMQEPMDQQDLRQILELASLAPTANNVQPTRFVVIQNKELQQKLQDVSYNQSQVSNAPAVIVVYSDMEDVLQNAEQSFPASMGEEQIKARAESLRQQFGGQDVAQRGQWALTQANIAFGFVMLAARGLGYDTVPMLGFQPEKVRELLNLPEHVQFAGLLPIGKRAEEGFPHHRHNVDRITTFY; from the coding sequence ATGACGAACGCCACCGCCACCCAGACCTTGAGCGTCACCGAAGCCATCCGTACCCGCCGCAGCATCCGCAAGTTCATGCAGGAGCCGATGGACCAGCAGGATCTGCGTCAGATCCTGGAGCTGGCCAGCCTGGCCCCCACCGCCAACAACGTGCAGCCGACCCGGTTTGTGGTCATCCAGAACAAGGAACTGCAGCAGAAGCTGCAGGACGTGAGCTACAACCAGAGCCAGGTCAGCAACGCCCCGGCCGTGATCGTGGTCTACAGCGACATGGAGGACGTGCTGCAGAACGCCGAGCAGAGCTTCCCGGCCAGCATGGGCGAGGAGCAGATCAAGGCCCGCGCCGAGAGCCTGCGTCAGCAGTTCGGTGGCCAGGACGTCGCGCAGCGCGGCCAGTGGGCGCTGACCCAGGCCAACATCGCCTTCGGTTTCGTGATGCTGGCCGCCCGCGGCCTCGGCTACGACACCGTGCCGATGCTGGGCTTCCAGCCGGAGAAGGTCCGTGAGCTGCTGAACCTGCCGGAGCACGTGCAGTTCGCCGGCCTGCTGCCGATCGGCAAGCGCGCGGAGGAAGGCTTCCCGCACCACCGCCACAACGTGGACCGCATCACCACCTTCTACTGA
- a CDS encoding winged helix-turn-helix transcriptional regulator has protein sequence MTQHPEGFCPVYRAIGVLQEKWVLHIVRALLDGNKGFNELARAVGGCNSATLTQRLEQLETLGVIRKSTDAEMAGKLARSIYSLTHSGQELQSVITAIDTWGRAHLGSDPKLEAPAECVEAPAVVAS, from the coding sequence ATGACACAACATCCTGAAGGGTTCTGTCCGGTCTACCGGGCCATCGGGGTGTTGCAGGAGAAGTGGGTGCTGCATATCGTCCGCGCCCTGCTGGACGGCAACAAGGGCTTTAACGAGCTGGCTCGGGCCGTTGGCGGATGCAACAGCGCTACCCTCACGCAACGCCTCGAACAGCTGGAAACGCTGGGCGTCATCCGCAAGAGCACCGACGCGGAGATGGCCGGCAAACTGGCCCGCAGCATCTACAGCCTGACCCACAGCGGCCAGGAACTGCAGAGTGTCATCACCGCCATCGATACCTGGGGCCGGGCGCACCTGGGCAGCGACCCGAAGCTCGAGGCGCCCGCCGAGTGCGTGGAAGCGCCGGCTGTGGTGGCCTCCTGA
- a CDS encoding metal ABC transporter permease, translated as MNALLDPLQFGFFLRALAGVSLVSVLCALVGVWVVLRGLSYIGDAMSHAVLPGIVGAFLLHVNLLLGAVVAAILTALGIGFVSQRSGLKQDSAIGIVFVGMFALGITLLSRAPTYTTDLANFLIGNPLGVTSGDLWATVLVTALVAAVLWAVQKELLLVSFDPTEARAVGLPVRRLNNLLLVLVGLVVVLTVQLVGTTLSVSLLITSAAAARLYAPSLTRMVAVAAVLGTVCGVVGLYLSYYLNTAAGPTIVLVNTAMFLLALTLRGRRSD; from the coding sequence ATGAACGCGCTTCTCGATCCACTGCAGTTCGGCTTTTTCCTGCGCGCCCTGGCCGGCGTGAGTCTGGTCAGCGTGCTGTGCGCCCTGGTGGGCGTGTGGGTGGTGCTGCGCGGGCTGTCCTATATCGGAGACGCGATGAGCCACGCGGTCCTGCCCGGCATCGTCGGGGCCTTCCTGCTGCATGTCAACCTGCTGCTGGGCGCGGTGGTGGCGGCGATCCTGACGGCGCTGGGCATCGGCTTCGTGTCGCAGCGCAGCGGGCTCAAGCAGGACAGCGCCATCGGCATCGTCTTCGTGGGCATGTTCGCGCTGGGCATCACCCTGCTGAGCCGCGCCCCCACCTACACCACCGACCTGGCCAATTTCCTGATCGGCAATCCGCTGGGCGTGACCAGCGGCGACCTGTGGGCGACCGTGCTGGTCACGGCGCTGGTGGCGGCGGTGTTGTGGGCCGTGCAGAAGGAGCTGCTGCTGGTCAGTTTCGACCCCACCGAGGCGCGGGCGGTGGGCCTGCCGGTGCGACGCCTCAACAACCTGCTGCTGGTGCTGGTGGGGCTGGTGGTGGTGCTGACGGTACAGCTGGTCGGCACCACCCTCAGCGTCAGCCTGCTGATCACCAGCGCGGCCGCCGCCCGGCTGTATGCGCCGAGCCTGACGCGCATGGTGGCGGTGGCGGCGGTGCTGGGCACGGTGTGCGGCGTGGTGGGGCTGTACCTCTCGTACTACCTCAACACGGCCGCCGGCCCGACCATCGTGCTGGTCAACACGGCCATGTTTCTGCTGGCCCTGACGCTGCGCGGCCGCCGCAGCGACTGA